The genomic DNA ATTTTTAACTAATAGAGGCCTGGTGTGCATCTCTGATAAACACTGAAACAAAAAGTCATCATGACGAAAACAGGATGTAAAGATTTCCATTTTCCTAAAGATCTGAGATTAAAATGTGTTGCTTGCTTTAGTATACCATTTACTTTAGACTACAAACACAATCAGAACTCCAGCTTTGGAGTTCATCTGACCCAATAATCTAGCCACCCTCGCTTTACACACATCAACTGTGGTGCATGTGTCCATGATGACTGTCTGAGGagttttaacacaaaataagctTATGCATCATTCTGAGTAATATATAGAGATTAAAACACAGCACAAACAAAACCCTCCCtgccaatatttatttataattccTACTAAACTAACTCATCTACAGCAGATCGGTCGATACAGTTGGAAAGACAGTCATTAAGTTTTTGAGCAAAACAATCTAGAACATTCAACAAGATATTGTGAACTCAAtgtaaaaaaatcttaaaatttaCAACAGCACAAAATAGCTTCCAAGCTGCTGGCGATTATGATTTTTAATCCgataaatccatagtgtaggccacagatcaataaatcagtaTGTTTTGAGCTGCACTGTTTATTCACCCTTGTCCGAACAGTTTCACACATTGCGTAATGTAGAGTCGCAGATACAGATGGATAGAATTGGTTTTTACTTCAATCCGATATCACTGGGAATTCTGGGAACAAACCAAAATTgtgtcaagtgaatcactgtcctcattgtctggtgaagaaataATAAATCTAGGTAAGAATGacgtaaaaacactaatgaatTGGTCTAcgggactctacatcccacaaaggagatgaaaacattttcaagtggcaatttcaaccttttacattttttttgagcaaatgatcctTTATTGATCTGCTATGAATGTCCATCAGCTTTAACTGTTCCTGTCAAGTAGTGACTGTGGTTCAGTAAGGCCGTACAGAGGAATGAATGCTGGCATTAGCATCCCAACAGCTTCATATGCTTAGGTGATTTCCTGCCAGTTGGATTGTCATGGGATAGGCTTCACACACAGCATGTGGGCTGTATGGGGTTATACAGTGTGTTAGCAAACACCTCAGACGACTACAAGCATGTTGTAATCAATCATTGACTGAAGTGAAACAATCGTCTGCGAGTGCATTGATTCATTGACTAATTTCCACAGCTCGAGGAAATTCTTTGGCAATTCAAATAGGGCACCATTGTCTTTCTTATTGGGAAACGCACACAAGCACAGACACAAAGTACCGGTATTAATGAAGCAGCAAAGTGACAGGCCAGTGGTCTCAGTAGAGACTGTGTTAGCAGAATGAACCTGGGCTTTGCTCCAGTGACGGCGCAGTGCCATCCAGCTGGCCTGGCACAGGCTGATGGCCACACCGACCGCACACCACCTCACAGTGAACAGCACCATTCATTAGCAGTGAGTTTACGCTCTCACTCACCAACACACCTGACCTGTTTTTGTAACCTGAGAGATGTTGTTCCCGTCTgcggaaaaaaaaaagcgctTAGCAAATCGCCCCTGGGAGCAAATTTCTGCCTTTGTTAAGTGTCCCCTCTCTCTCCCCATCTCTTTCCCTCATTTTCTCGCTACCGAAGCTGTCAGGTGACGGTGACAACCCATCTCTAATTTCTCAGGCTTTATCCCACCGTCAAAGGAAAAACAGAGTCGAGGTCAGCTGGACAGAATTTGACAGCAGCAGCTAAACAGTTGCAGAAAAAATCCCCAGGGACGGGGAgaggtgaagaagaagaaaagccaGCTGGATTGAGTAGCCTGTGGTATGAGCTGGTTGACCTGTGGGGGTCACACCAAAGTGTGGGCCGCAGGCTAAACGCCGTGCTGTCTTTAAAGgctctagaaaaaaaaagaggcaaaacaCCTTCAACGATGAGGGGTTTGTAAAACAATGGAGGAAAATGCCTCATAAACGGACTGAAAAAGATGTATTATGCTGATCATGATTTACAACCTGATAAAGGTGTGTGTAACATCAACTCTGGGAAAGGCTTTATTTGACTGTAATGAGGTGCTGCATCAGGTGCAATGTCTGCTCGGATATAGAGCATGTTTAATAGCAGTATTTTCCCTAAAATAGACTATCGCAAGTAAAACATCACATTGTTAGAACTggaatttattggatatttaaAGTATTTTCTTAAACTTTAAAACACAACTTAGTGACACAATCAAGGAGCAGTGCAAGTCAAAAGATTttgtcaagaaaaaaatattttggtaACAAAAACTTCTGCCCAGAGAGAGCTCGCTCACTCTGTGCTCCGAGGCATGTAGCAACTCAGCTCGCAGCAGCCAAGCAGTTCAGCCCAGACTGACGGACCTCATGCCCAAGCCCACGCACGCAGGTCTGGGCTGCATTACTCAGAGAGCCGTGTGCAAAGTGTCAGACTGCTAATGACCCGGATCCTCCACTCTCCCACCAACTCAACCTGACAGACCGACAAAGCTAAAAATGTGGAACATAAACTTTTCTAGTGGGAGGAAAAGAAAAATCTGACATACCCAGAAAATAAGAGCTAAATGGTACAATCATGCTGAGAGGTAAAGCTGCGGATATACAGTAGTGATGAGACTTTTCCCTCTCTTTTCCAGGTCAGGGAGGCAGAaaatatcatttaaattagaaaaatgcaaatatttccAAATTATTTGCTATTCTAAccttaaccttttttttttttttttttaaaaaaaacaaataatcataaaagaataataaataaagaaatattccAGCTTCCAGATGGAATCTTCAAAGGCCTGTTCCTGTGTTCAACCCCAACACAAATTTACTAATGATTTCCTATATCTATGTGTGTGGGAATCCTTTGAAGGTGTGAAGTGGAAGCATCatgtttgctaaaaaaaaaaaaagttaagaatTAACTTGCTTTACAGCATTTGTAAATGCCTGGACTTGCCTGGCTTTGCAGACTAGGCTGAAAGAGgaagcggggggggggggggatctaAGTAGGAAAGGTTGAGTGAATAGGTGATTAAGAGAGTATTTTTGTGCATGTATGAGgtattaaaataaagaaaaagactgAGGTGTATTTTTGAAGAAAGTCCAGTGTACCACCAAAGCACCAGCACCTCTATTCTGCTTAAATAACGTGTTAATGAGAAGGTTTTCAGTAAGGGAGTCTAATTCACAGCCTGGACAGGTCAACAAACCTTTGCAGGTGTCCCTTATCAGcattgaaaataaagttaatatttcaGGTATAAATGACACACGCAAACATAATAACACTAACAAATaattttacaaacacaaattcataaacaaacacatgttTCAAGTGTACCATAAAAAAGAATCAAGGAAGCTTGATCAAGTTAAAGAAAATTCTGCTATATCAGCTTTAGCCATTAGGTCTATTTTACAAAGATTTTGTACAAATCTTCAGAAAACCAGTGGTGGCACATGACATTGTAAAAACATGCTTTTTAACCTTTTGCCAGCCTCTGTAGCTGGTAACATAAATCCATCACACACGGCACCAACGTAGAACTAAATCTACTGTTTAACCATCCTGGCAGCTGTTGTCTGGGGCTACTGACCAGCACACACTGCTGTACACATGGGAACACCAGATAATACACACATGGGTCTGCTTGACAAATTGAAAGCAGAGACAAACTGAATCTCACCTTTTTATGAATTACTACAATCCCACATACAGTAAAACTAATCAATATGCATGCAGTCATTCTCTGGCAGTTCGAAAAACACGGTGATTTAGATTCTGTTCATTCATACCAGCTACACCTTGATGAGTGTCTGAGAAACTAATGTGCACACTTTCCCTTTCAGAAAAAtccaaagaaaatgtttttgatcTTGAAATTATATTGAATAAGGCCATATACGTTTCTTTTTCTGGGATGTTAATGAACCAGTACTGTTTTTGTCGGTTCATAGATCATAAATCTGCTGAATTAGGCAAATGCACAGAAATTTCTGAAGCACCACTGCCACCTATTGATGAGTTGTAAAACACCAACAGCAGCTAAAATCAACCAGGTTAGCAGCAGGAAGCACTTTAGAACATATGCAGCACCAGACTACCAGTATTGTTAGGGACTTAGTCTAGCTTTTTAATGATTATAAATGAATATTTGAAGCTCGCACCAACCAGCACGACCATGTTTCTGCATGAACCATTTATTCCATCTGATCTAGGTTCCGTATGAtttgagttgtgtgtgtttctgtgtcttACTGAGATCCTCGGCCAGCTGGACGCGGCGGCCTGTAATGAGCTGGGTCTTCTTCTCCATGTCTTCTCCAAAGTCATCCAGGACTTCCTTCACGTTTTTCTCTAAGCGACGCACTGGAGATGATTGATTAAACACAGATCAGAGTAATCAATATTAGCTCGGAGCCGAACGCATTGGATTTCTTACCTAGATATTTTCTTTGATTAGTTATTGATCACAAATGCATGTATTCAACCACTGCAAATACACTCATTTCAAGCTGTCAAAACTTCTCTTTAATCTTGGATGACCATTTTATGCAAAGTTTTTGGAGAATGCCTGCAACACCAATAATTACTCAGTGTCTAACATTGTCTAAAATTgtaaaagttgttgttttttaatatgatGGGCCGAAAGCCACTCGCAGAGgcacaaaaaccaaaacaaattgtacacatggtTTTTGTTTCCCTAGAGCATGAAAAGGTTTCTGCAGTTACGGTAACTTTTTTATAGTCTTAATCATGTATGTTTAACAGAAATACATGACTATAGAAGTagatgcgtgcgtgtgtgtgtgtgtgtgtgtgtgtgtgtgtgtgtgtgtgtaaaaatctAATGAagtttaacataaaaacaaactggAAACCTTTCCAGGGTGTTTCCTGCCTTATTTCTTTAATCAGGGTGGATCCTCATATGTAATCGAACTCCTCCTCCTTACCCTCAGTGTTGGTGAGCTGTTGTCGCAAAGTGTTGGCAGTAATGACCAGCATCCTCTGGATCCTCCAAAACAGCACCACATCATTACACTCCAGCTTGGGGGAAGAGGATGAAACAGTTATTTTTTCCAAGAGAATGAACATGAGCTAATTGAACGGCTGCAACAAAAGCCtgataattatttattgaaatgtaaacATACCTCAGAATCTACAAAGTGTCTCTGGTAGTAGTAGAAACCTCTTTTGCAAAGGTTGCAGTGCGATAATGCTTTTTGTAGGAAGTGTCGGCGATATAGCTGGTGCCATGTGTCTTTGATCtggacacaaacaaacaataaaacacttCTCATAATATgtaaaatgttgatattctcCTCCCTCCtatgatttagattttgtgaTCTCACCAGCACTGGGTCGACTTCTACAGATCGTCCTTCCAAATTCTTTCGGACAGTGGTGACCTCGTCATTGGCTAAATAAGCCGTGTGATCATCGTGCAGCTTCAGCAAGCGTTCAAGCTCATTCTTGGTTTCATTTCGTATGTGCTGAAAATCATTAGAGAGGAAGTACGCATCACTTTCAACAAAGGAAAAACatttaacacattaaaaacatgattttgcATCAGAGCCATCGCTATGGTAACTAAAAGTTACACTGTTAGGGTTTTAATTCTGACCTGCTCCGGTGTGCGGTTTTTCCAGCTCAGCCATCTCTCTTTCCAGTCTGGGCCCACCATGTCTCTGACAACTGATTCAGCTACAGAGAAGGGAACCACATTAACAATTGTGTCATGCTTTGtaaatgaacatttaaaaagcaagttattgattgattgatgtctttattttgaacaagaaaaatgaaaaatgaattacaacagcagaaattGACCACTGATATGATCCACCAAAACTTAACCCTCTCAATTTACATGGGTGAAAAAGAGTAGGAAGAAGTGTAAATTTATTTAATCCTACCCCTTGAATCACTATGAATTTTGCTTTTTTATGTAcaactaataatacaattaattacCCACGTGTCATTAAACaaacaatctaaatattcaAGTTATCTGTATATATGcttgaaaaaatgacaaatggtATGTATGGACTGCTTTTCTCTTgctacttatttttatttaagttgTAACAAATTTAGTTGATGAGCAgacgaaataaaaaaagaaagtaacgCAAACGTGTGTTGATAACGTACTGTCTTTGAGTCTTGAATTCAGGGTGTCTTCCATGAAGTAAATTGCTGCATCCCACTGAGGCTTGTCGGTAATAGACCGATCTTCAAGAGCATTGTGCTGGATCACCCGCTAAAACACAGGAAGAAAATCCCATTGTTCATCAGGTTGCAGTGTTTATGCAAAACATACCAAGTACTACACACAATCCTTTTAATAGATACTTTAATGAATCATCATGACTTTCTTTATCAGTATTAGTGGGAGCGTGCCAAAATATTGATACAACGATATTTCGTCTTGCGATACATTATTGATACACTGGCGCCAGATAtcgattattttatttttcattttttatcctttttacaCAAGTTAAGTACTAAGCACACGTTAAATGTTCTCtgtttcataaaacaagttcattctgcttgttaagcagcacttatatgtgtccatgtttacagagaactTGATAATATTAGCACTGACAtcatcattaataatattttggtgaagcattattttttatcagtcttcccttaaagacataacacaaggacattggactagttgtggtcaatgtgtgttaagaagagccactgtgcagtatacacttaGTTTtatttggctgtcattcatgtgaaactgattgacaatgttttgtaatacctgtgaaatggattcagtacAGTCAATAAATtcagaatttcttcagtgacacaagTATCGTGGATGAAATTTCTCGCAATATATCAATTATCGCAGAATCGCTGTATCGTGATATTATCTTTATTGTGGGCAAAATATTACGATAGTATCGTATCGCGAGGTACCTGGCAATACCCAGCCCTAAATAATAGTATTATGAACAAGTATTGCAGATAAATGgatttatataatattttacagtataaaAGGCCCCACATAATATAAGGTTAAGGTTTGAATTAGTttcaagaaaataacaaaaagacagTCCAGCATTAAGATTACATGGAGGAAAAGGAACCATGTCAAGTAAACCCACACAGACTGTGGCTGATGGAAATAAATGATCTGTACTGATGCAGAGTGAGTGGATGTTTGCTTCATGTTTACCAGGCTGTCCATGGCCCTCTCATTCCACTTGTGCCTTTTGATGCTCTCATCCTTTACAGCCTCTTTCAGCTTGTCAAAAATGTCATCCTGGTCTTTGCCTCTGTATTCAGCCATGAAGCGTGCAAACTCCTCCTGCAACGTCTCCCAGGCAACCTAGTAAAAGGCAAAGTATACATACTTTATGTCTAGAGGAGGGCTTAAGAGGCCAAAAGTGTTTCTGAGTAGCGCTCCACACTTTCTAAAATTGTTACATATTTCAAAAGTCGAAGTCAAAACATACGACACTAAAACAAgcatcaatattaaaaacaataacaagaacaCCAAGTCACCTCCAATGCTTTGTGTGGGAGCTGCTTGTCAGTCCACTGCTTGAGCTTGATATCAACAGTGGTGTTAAAGGTGCCAGAATCTGCTGTCTGCGCTGCAGGTAAATAGATGTTCTCAATTACATGAGTGGAAACACGTTCCCAGAGCTTCTTCTGCAGAATTGATTccctgtgagaaaaaaaaaaaaagaacaaagaactgaagaagaacaaaacaatcaGCGGCTGTGTTGTGTTCTCAGTTCTCTGGGAGGACACTGAAAATTCTACAACTCAAATTAAACGCAGAGTTAAGGTTAACTTTGAAATACCACTCAAGAAGCTGGGTTTGATATTGgctgtgatgtttttatttgagtGAGAACTACTGCTGTTATTCCTGGCAGAAATATCCAACACAGCTGCGCTATGACCCTGTTACAATCCAACAACACAGCCCTCGTGCTTTTCCTGCTCTTCAATGCGGTGCGACTGTGTGCCTGGAGACTCCCTAAGATCAGAGCTGTGCTGAACCTCCCTCATTTATCACCCATGTGCACTCATATTTCATTAAGATCCCTTTTGTTCCAGCGAGCACGCCTCTCTGCCAATAAACACCAGCTCCAATTGTGCTGGCTGGCTAACAGGGCCACCCTTCTTCTCGTCCTCGGACCATTTATCAAAACATTGATCCAGAAACTgtgacagcacacacacacacacaagggatCGCATAATACCATGCATACATCTCATTTAAGCAAGAATTTTTCCCTTGGAGGTGAAGTGAGCTCATAACTTAACTTCCTTATATATATGCAGACAATTAGAACTACAGTGCAGCTGTAAATACATAATCTCTCAGTGCTTCTCTCTGATGGGAGGGAGGTCAATGTAAAACATTTaggaaattaaaacaaaagcaacagCACATATTAACTCAATTGACATACCAGTGCTGAGGAGTCACTTGACTCAAACTGATGACTTCATCcaagatttcattttttgccTTTTCAAAGAGTTCattctgcaaaaacacacaaaaaaaacattattacttCACAAAAGCCGTTTTAATAATACatgtattcatttttcatttgatCTTGTCCAGGATTGTGGAGCCTGTTCCAAAGGGCTTGAGCTACACCAGGACATTAAATTAATGGCTTGGTCAATCTGCCAAAAAGAAACACCAAGTTTCCACCCATTTACTCCTAAAGCCAGTTATTTAATCTATGATACAATTTATGGGAAAGAGGAAGAATTGCTCAAGTCTACACAGAAGGGTCCCAGATCCTTTCTAGAGGTGAACTCGGGGCTTTTATGCTGTCTAGTGAATGTACAAACCTCCACTTCATTTTGCATTATTCATTGTGTATACATTATATTATACTGTACTAGGGTTTtataatgaaaacataaaaacagatGGAAGAAGAGAACAAGGTGAACAGTATTACATTGAAATCAattaacatttatgttttaatggtGTCTATGTTCtcactttcattttgaaaatgtagtgctatatatatatatacatatataattttaattaatgcaAGAAGATGTCCCAAGTCAACTTCTGCAATGCACTTCTGCGTCAAAAATAGTATGTGTCAGAAGTAGCAGCAGAATTGATACATTTTCTCTTGCGTTCTTTATACCAGAGAGTGTAATTATCCCTGATTACCCTTGTCTGGCGGTTCACTGATCCAGCTAACTGTGAATGTCATAGAGGATATTGTAATCCCACTTGTGATTATGAGTTCGGAACAAAAAGAACCAGCTGCtgtcaaatgttttttataaCTTAAACAAATACCCATGTTAATATCAATGACCATTAATATTTTACAGGCTTGTAAAAAGGGTCCAAGCTCTGCTTGCATTCAGGAAGAATGAACCAAACCAAGACATTTGTGGTTATGAATCTGAAAAACAGCATTGTAGAAGTAGAAGTTACGGTTTCTCTAAGGAATTCAGGCATTTACTGAAATAGATTAAAATGTCTTTCTTGTTTTTGCATTTCCACCCCTCCACATTGTCCTCCGTAATAAACAATTTTTGTCATGCTttgcataaaaaaaattgttttttgatTAAGGTTTATGCCTCACCCTGTCGAGCTCTCTCAGTCTTGGGTAGTTATTTTTCCACTCCGTCTCCAGGTTGAAACGTGATGCTAGAAAGTGAAGGAAAATGAGAACAAATTTAAACAAGCTAATGATACCAACACCAACAAGTTCACTTTATCTGTCTGAGTTCTCTAAATGTGCCAATGTGTTCATTAGCATAGCTCTCATgagtttaaatattttatcatcAACAGGCCGTGACAGCAGCTGCTTTGTTTCCTCCTGGTCTAATGTAAAGACAACTCTCAGGATACTAATAGTGTATATTCTTTGATACCAGGAAGTTAAGACACTGCACACTCGATATCTTAACTGGTCCCTCAGGTAAGAAGGCCATGGGTCCTCTAGTATCACCCACTCTTtaataaaagtcaaacattcagcTCTCACATATGCACTCTGATCACACCAAGCTTGCAGACCCTTTTCCACAGCTCCCTATCCACAGTGGAGATTAGGCTAATTGCTGGTGTGTGTGGAGCCACCAAGGATTCATGAATGGAGGATGGAAGCAGGCTTTGTGTTGTGAATCGATCCAAATGCCATCAGATTACACAATGGGCCTTCGGGAACCATCGTCTCAAGGCCATAAATCTATGATGCCGTTATCAAGGTGCTTGGGATTTTCCTATCTTATTGTAGTTTAAGGCAACAGAAAGGAAAGCAGAGCTAATAGTAAAAGAGGAAAATCACCTGCTCTTTTTGCAGTTAATGACCCCTACCATGCATCAACATGCACATAGAGAACAGGGAAATGTCCTAAACTGCACTCAATCCTCAAAAGAATAAAAGTCCGGCACAAAAGTTCCGCTGCACCTTTGAAGACGTCTGCCTGCTGCTCCACAGACTCTCTGACCATCTTCCAGAAGCAGTCAGAGACGGCCAGACTCAAATTCTTTGTGGTCACCTGGTGGGCTTTGAGCATGCCATCCCTAGTTTCAGAGAAAAGATGGGTAAAATGACAGACGATTAATTTGATAAAGAATGAATTATTAGCAAAGGGGTCTTCTCTGTATAAATTACCTCAGTAATCTGGAGTTCTGGAAAAAGTCCTCCTCGTAGTCTTTAATGGCATCAATGCTTTCACCAGGGCTTCCTTTTCCGGTCACTACGGCAAAGTATCCCAAAGCTTTCATGGGAAACAGTTTGCCTTCTACAATTTGTTGGATCTGAaaccaaaaatgtgaaaaataaataggGATTGAGCTCCCTCTACTGGAGTAGATTTTACAAGTTTCATGACAAGGTATTTCTAAGATTAAATTGTGGTAATTTatgtagatttatttattttttttagatttaggtCAGAAATAAGTAAGAattacagcatttttttttacagattcacagtttgcaatttaaaatgaaaactgtTTCGAGGTCTTTTTTTACCCTGCTTGGGCTGGCCAGGTTTTTCTCAGCTAAGTCCACTTTAGTCAGGACAAAGATGGTCCTCTTTCCTTGGGGGTCCATTTGGCTCACCAAATCTGTTACAATGCTCCGCTCGGCATCAACGCTGCCATCTGCACCAAGAGAATGCAAGGTTAGTCCCATCACTGGATCAGCTTCGTCTATGTGGTGCTCGTAGATAAAAAGGAGCTCACCTTGAATACAGAGTATGATGGCATTAGGGTTCTGCATGTAGGCCTTGCTGATGCTGAAGATGGTTTCTTTTGTGTCCGATGCCATGCCTGCGGTCACCGTCTGTAAAAAAGAAGGCATTAATTCATTTCTAAAAATGTTTGCTTTAGTTTTACATTAGCAATAAAACTACTTAGTACTAAAACAGAAaactttactgttatttttgtgtttataggCTAAATACAACTTAATGTCTGCTGGCCAATTATGGTTACCAGTTCAGATTACGTTGCCTGTAAAaccttaaaatatgttttgcaataaataaagacttgccttttgaaaaaaaagataaactttttttttggttataattattaatttggaaaaacaaacaa from Gouania willdenowi chromosome 4, fGouWil2.1, whole genome shotgun sequence includes the following:
- the opa1 gene encoding dynamin-like GTPase OPA1, mitochondrial isoform X1 — protein: MLRVGSGAACMACRNLVSSNMGIRFRVPLQKLHPLSRAIHHRYSGNGNPQRTPHRTAARYFTSMSRLPMRPPKPPPGSGGRSYQQQRNFWVARLAARLLRLRYILFGTAVGGGYTAKKTYEEWKDMLPDFSDYNWVIPDFVWELSEQIDLDKLTKALPEMEEIAKLLPDFDKIGENFSFLKSLLSSGVSLGSEVKGASGLHLLLETTGDPPLKATDSAAAASHDASDKQYKKGLLGELILIQQQIQQHEEEVRRAAAARIAHPPPPEPAPSPPPNPSPPLQKRKSSDKEKVDQLQEELLRTQLKYQRMLERLEKENKELRKVVLQKDDKGIHQRKVKKSLIDLYSEVLDILSDYDANYNTQDHLPRVVVVGDQSAGKTSVLEMIAQARIFPRGSGEMMTRSPVKVTLSEGPHHVAMFKDSGREFDLNKEEDLAALRHEIELRMRKSVKEGQTVSCETISLSVKGPGIQRMVLVDLPGVISTVTAGMASDTKETIFSISKAYMQNPNAIILCIQDGSVDAERSIVTDLVSQMDPQGKRTIFVLTKVDLAEKNLASPSRIQQIVEGKLFPMKALGYFAVVTGKGSPGESIDAIKDYEEDFFQNSRLLRDGMLKAHQVTTKNLSLAVSDCFWKMVRESVEQQADVFKASRFNLETEWKNNYPRLRELDRNELFEKAKNEILDEVISLSQVTPQHWESILQKKLWERVSTHVIENIYLPAAQTADSGTFNTTVDIKLKQWTDKQLPHKALEVAWETLQEEFARFMAEYRGKDQDDIFDKLKEAVKDESIKRHKWNERAMDSLRVIQHNALEDRSITDKPQWDAAIYFMEDTLNSRLKDTESVVRDMVGPDWKERWLSWKNRTPEQHIRNETKNELERLLKLHDDHTAYLANDEVTTVRKNLEGRSVEVDPVLIKDTWHQLYRRHFLQKALSHCNLCKRGFYYYQRHFVDSELECNDVVLFWRIQRMLVITANTLRQQLTNTEVRRLEKNVKEVLDDFGEDMEKKTQLITGRRVQLAEDLKKVREIQEKLEAFIEALHKEK
- the opa1 gene encoding dynamin-like GTPase OPA1, mitochondrial isoform X5, with protein sequence MLPDFSDYNWVIPDFVWELSEQIDLDKLTKALPEMEEIAKLLPDFDKIGENFSFLKSLLSSGVSLGSEVKGASGLHLLLETTGDPPLKATDSAAAASHDASDKQYKKGLLGELILIQQQIQQHEEEVRRAAAARIAHPPPPEPAPSPPPNPSPPLQKRKSSDKEKVDQLQEELLRTQLKYQRMLERLEKENKELRKVVLQKDDKGIHQRKVKKSLIDLYSEVLDILSDYDANYNTQDHLPRVVVVGDQSAGKTSVLEMIAQARIFPRGSGEMMTRSPVKVTLSEGPHHVAMFKDSGREFDLNKEEDLAALRHEIELRMRKSVKEGQTVSCETISLSVKGPGIQRMVLVDLPGVISTVTAGMASDTKETIFSISKAYMQNPNAIILCIQDGSVDAERSIVTDLVSQMDPQGKRTIFVLTKVDLAEKNLASPSRIQQIVEGKLFPMKALGYFAVVTGKGSPGESIDAIKDYEEDFFQNSRLLRDGMLKAHQVTTKNLSLAVSDCFWKMVRESVEQQADVFKASRFNLETEWKNNYPRLRELDRNELFEKAKNEILDEVISLSQVTPQHWESILQKKLWERVSTHVIENIYLPAAQTADSGTFNTTVDIKLKQWTDKQLPHKALEVAWETLQEEFARFMAEYRGKDQDDIFDKLKEAVKDESIKRHKWNERAMDSLRVIQHNALEDRSITDKPQWDAAIYFMEDTLNSRLKDTESVVRDMVGPDWKERWLSWKNRTPEQHIRNETKNELERLLKLHDDHTAYLANDEVTTVRKNLEGRSVEVDPVLIKDTWHQLYRRHFLQKALSHCNLCKRGFYYYQRHFVDSELECNDVVLFWRIQRMLVITANTLRQQLTNTEVRRLEKNVKEVLDDFGEDMEKKTQLITGRRVQLAEDLKKVREIQEKLEAFIEALHKEK